Proteins from a single region of Juglans microcarpa x Juglans regia isolate MS1-56 chromosome 5S, Jm3101_v1.0, whole genome shotgun sequence:
- the LOC121268446 gene encoding uncharacterized protein LOC121268446 isoform X1 has protein sequence METGERNQTTCKPLEPELFLQWGNRKRVRCVRVKDHEISARLNGGIRRKITSSFASEKKSFHLQPNRLSRSTEGSTLRKSALLEKERYYSTRGSVIVEENGKVSVDLNNNGIGEERGLALPKLCITLSSKEKEEDFMAMKGCKPPQRPKKRAKIIQRSVLLVSPGAWLTDMCHERYEVREKKNSKKRPRGLKAMGSMDSDSE, from the exons AACTTTTCTTACAGTGGGGAAATAGAAAGCGAGTCAGATGCGTGAGAGTCAAAGACCATGAAATATCTGCTAGACTAAATGGTGGAATACGGAGGAAAATCACATCTAGCTTTGCTTCTGAGAAGAAAAGCTTCCATCTTCAGCCCAATCGGCTCTCCAG GAGTACGGAGGGAAGTACGCTGCGGAAATCGGCGTTGCTGGAGAAGGAGAGGTATTATAGCACGAGAGGGTCAGTGATTGTGGAGGAAAATGGGAAGGTATCGGTGGATCTGAATAATAATGGGATTGGAGAAGAGAGAGGGTTGGCTTTGCCAAAGCTGTGTATCACTCTGTCGAGCAAAGAGAAAGAGGAGGATTTTATGGCTATGAAGGGTTGTAAGCCTCCACAGAGGCCTAAGAAGAGGGCCAAGATCATCCAAAGAAGTGTACTT TTGGTGAGTCCTGGGGCATGGCTGACTGATATGTGCCATGAGAGATATGAAgttagagagaagaagaattcTAAGAAG AGACCAAGAGGATTGAAGGCCATGGGGAGTATGGACAGCGATTCAGAATGA
- the LOC121268446 gene encoding uncharacterized protein LOC121268446 isoform X2, with the protein MVEYGGKSHLALLLRRKASIFSPIGSPGNRPISSSEQGRKNYFPGTRKYLIKGRIFRIFGCRSTEGSTLRKSALLEKERYYSTRGSVIVEENGKVSVDLNNNGIGEERGLALPKLCITLSSKEKEEDFMAMKGCKPPQRPKKRAKIIQRSVLLVSPGAWLTDMCHERYEVREKKNSKKRPRGLKAMGSMDSDSE; encoded by the exons ATGGTGGAATACGGAGGAAAATCACATCTAGCTTTGCTTCTGAGAAGAAAAGCTTCCATCTTCAGCCCAATCGGCTCTCCAG GAAATCGTCCCATCTCATCTAGCGAACAGGGCAGAAAGAATTACTTTCCCGGAACAAggaaatatttaataaaagggCGTATTTTTCGGATATTTGGTTGCAGGAGTACGGAGGGAAGTACGCTGCGGAAATCGGCGTTGCTGGAGAAGGAGAGGTATTATAGCACGAGAGGGTCAGTGATTGTGGAGGAAAATGGGAAGGTATCGGTGGATCTGAATAATAATGGGATTGGAGAAGAGAGAGGGTTGGCTTTGCCAAAGCTGTGTATCACTCTGTCGAGCAAAGAGAAAGAGGAGGATTTTATGGCTATGAAGGGTTGTAAGCCTCCACAGAGGCCTAAGAAGAGGGCCAAGATCATCCAAAGAAGTGTACTT TTGGTGAGTCCTGGGGCATGGCTGACTGATATGTGCCATGAGAGATATGAAgttagagagaagaagaattcTAAGAAG AGACCAAGAGGATTGAAGGCCATGGGGAGTATGGACAGCGATTCAGAATGA